The genomic segment CGCATTGGTATAAAAAATGTAGATGAGAGATTAAAGCTTTATTATGGTGAACTCTCCGGACTGCATATTGAATCGACTGTAGGAGAAGGCACAACCGTAAGCTTTACAATTCCAAAACATTCTGAGGATTAGCCGGAATTTTATCAGGGAGATGATTGCTTGTACAGAGCCCTTATCGTAGACGATGAAATGGCAGCACGTGAGACGCTAAAATGTTTGATAGAGTGGGAAAAGGTTGGCTTTGAACAGCCTGTTTGTGCCAACAATGGGTTGGAAGCACTGGAGTTATACAAACAAAACCGTTTTGACGTGGTATTTACCGATATTGAAATGCCCTTGATGGATGGCTTGAAATTAATCGAGAAGATACGGGAACTTTGCCCGCAACAAAAGATTGTTATTATCAGCTGCCACGAAAATTTTGCTTATGCAAGGCGTGCTATACGGATGGGGGTAGAAGATTACCTCATCAAAGACCTGATGGATGAAGATGAGCTTTGTGTACATATGGTCAATCTTAAGTCACAACTGGAGGATCAAACAAGCTATTCTGATATTCAAAAAGGGTTTGATATCAACGATATTGTGGAACGGCTGATTGTGGAGGATGAAACCATCACACCGCAGGAACGTGAGATAGCCCAAGAGCGACTGGGGCTGAACAAAAAAGAGGCAATCGCTGCGCTTTCTGTAATTGTGGACAGTTATGGAAAGATGAAAGCAAAATTGAAACATGAAACCAATACCTGGCACCAGAATATGGCTGCTTTTAAGGCGAAGCTGCAAAGCAACAGCCTTGCCTCAGTAGAAATAAAAGAGAGCGAGTATCTTCTGATTTTTCAGGCGGGAGACAGTTTTAGTATGCTGAATTTTATCAATTCTTCCATTCAGTACGCCAACCACATCCGCAGCCTTGCAAACGAGCTGGGTATTTCATCGGTCAGTATTGGTATTTCTAATTTCAGTTCTAAACTCGATATTCCTGCGCTGTATGACCAAGCCTTGCAGGCAAGCGGTATGCGGGTAGTTGCAGGGCTTAATAAAAACTTAATGTACCATGGCATTGGTACGCAGCGCAAAACATTTGATAAAACGACGCTCGACCGTTCGGTGCGTCAAGTGCATGAATTGTTGTTTGCCAAGGACATTCATTGCCTTAAACTTGTGCGGCGGCTGTATGCTGCCGATTTAATGGACGGATTTATGGAGCTCAATTATTACCGTTACCTCAATACGCGGTTGTACGGGGTGGCATTTCATTACATCGACCAGAACGACATTGATTACAACGAGTTGTTTCACAACAATTTGCTGGATATTGAGGAAATAGCAGCGATGGAAACAGCAAAACAAATGGCGGATTGTTTTTGCGAAATTTTTGGCATACTGATAGAACAAGGAAAAAATAGCATCAAAAATGATGGCAGCCTGGCGCAGCGTGCCAAGCATGTAATAGAACAGAATTATGAAAAAGATATTACGCTAGGGGATATTGCGGATATGCTGCACGTACACAAAGGATATCTGTGCCGCGTATTTAAGGAGGAAACCGGAGAAAACTTAATGCAGTTTGTAATCAATTGCAAAATCGACAAGGCAAAAGAAATGCTTACCGGCACTTCGCTTAAGCTTTACGAGATTTCTGAAAAGCTGGGGTTTGCTTCGCCGCAATATTTTTCTTCGGTGTTTAAACGCCATACCAACCTTACCCCCAACGAATTTAAAAAACAATAATTAGTAAAAAACAAATCCCAAACCAACGGTGTTCATCTACCATTGGTTTGGGATTTTTGCTTGCTTGATTCAGCAACAGTCTATTTGCGCCCCAAAATGGCGTCTAAATCCTGCTCGGGTGCTGTGATTGGCTGCAGCCCATAAGTGTTTACCAAAACCTTTACCACGGTTTCGGACAAAAATGCGGGCATGGTTGGGCCAAGGTACATGTTTTTGATACCAAGGGATAACAAAGTAAGCAGAATGCAAACCGCTTTTTGTTCGTACCAAGTGAGCACAAGGGTAAGCGGAAGTTCATTTACAGTGCATTCGAACGCGTCGGCAAGTGCCAGTGCAACTTTAATGGCGCTGTAAGCATCGTTGCATTGCCCCATATCCATGATTCTTGGCAGTCCGTCAATTTCGCCTAAATCCAAATCGTTAAAGCGGAATTTCCCGCACGCCAAAGTCAGAACAATGGTATCCATGGG from the Hydrogenoanaerobacterium saccharovorans genome contains:
- a CDS encoding response regulator transcription factor; amino-acid sequence: MYRALIVDDEMAARETLKCLIEWEKVGFEQPVCANNGLEALELYKQNRFDVVFTDIEMPLMDGLKLIEKIRELCPQQKIVIISCHENFAYARRAIRMGVEDYLIKDLMDEDELCVHMVNLKSQLEDQTSYSDIQKGFDINDIVERLIVEDETITPQEREIAQERLGLNKKEAIAALSVIVDSYGKMKAKLKHETNTWHQNMAAFKAKLQSNSLASVEIKESEYLLIFQAGDSFSMLNFINSSIQYANHIRSLANELGISSVSIGISNFSSKLDIPALYDQALQASGMRVVAGLNKNLMYHGIGTQRKTFDKTTLDRSVRQVHELLFAKDIHCLKLVRRLYAADLMDGFMELNYYRYLNTRLYGVAFHYIDQNDIDYNELFHNNLLDIEEIAAMETAKQMADCFCEIFGILIEQGKNSIKNDGSLAQRAKHVIEQNYEKDITLGDIADMLHVHKGYLCRVFKEETGENLMQFVINCKIDKAKEMLTGTSLKLYEISEKLGFASPQYFSSVFKRHTNLTPNEFKKQ